A window of Phenylobacterium sp. NIBR 498073 genomic DNA:
CGTCACCCCGATCACCCGTCCGGCGCGGTCCAGCACCGGCGAGCCCGACAGCCCGGCCAGGGTGCCCTCCAGCCCGTCGGTGCGGCCGGTCTCGGCCCAGACCAGCACCGGCTCGGTGCGCGCGCCGCGGCCGCGCACCTCGAGGTTTTCACGGCCCAGCAGGCGCGAGGTCGCTTCCCCCGGCTCGCCCTGCGGATAGCCCGGATGGAACGCGCGGTCGCCGCGGCGCAGCGGTTGCTGCAGGCCCAGCGGCAGCGGTGGGGCGCCGCCTTCGGTGGTCAGGATCGCAGCCTCGCCGCGCGGGTCGATGTGGACCTGCGCCTCCACCCCGCGGCCCTCGGCCACGACGACGGCGGTCTGGGTGCAGCCGTCGACTACGTGGCGGGCGGTGATCCACACCCCGGCGTCGGAGACCGAGAACGCCGTGCCGATCCCCGGCTCGGCCTTGCCCGGCACGTCGACCACCACCTGCGGGTCGAACGGCGAGGCCGGGCCCAGCGGCAGGCCCTCGCCGCCGGCCACCGGCGGCGGCGGCGGCGGGGCGTCGGCGCGCTCCTGGCGGCCGACCGCCGCGATCAGCAGCGCCAGCACCACCGCCAGATAGACCAGCCAGTCCGGAAGCCTGGGAAAGTGCATGACGTGTCGACGGTCAGCCGGCCATCGCCGAGGCGATGATCAGGGCCGTGGCCAGCTTGGCCCCGACCAGCAGGGCGGCGGCGGCGACCTCGCCTTCGGCGATGCGCTGGGGCAGGCCGTGCAGCGCCAGGT
This region includes:
- a CDS encoding serine protease yields the protein MHFPRLPDWLVYLAVVLALLIAAVGRQERADAPPPPPPVAGGEGLPLGPASPFDPQVVVDVPGKAEPGIGTAFSVSDAGVWITARHVVDGCTQTAVVVAEGRGVEAQVHIDPRGEAAILTTEGGAPPLPLGLQQPLRRGDRAFHPGYPQGEPGEATSRLLGRENLEVRGRGARTEPVLVWAETGRTDGLEGTLAGLSGSPVLDRAGRVIGVTVAESPRRGRIYTTSPETVLGALAATHQRADKFAVGEPITTDNYGRVADTLRRDLRVAQVICLRTS